In one Nicotiana tomentosiformis chromosome 6, ASM39032v3, whole genome shotgun sequence genomic region, the following are encoded:
- the LOC138894502 gene encoding uncharacterized protein translates to MAYAPVTSPPTQPAQGRAQAARGRPRGEGRSGGGQARCYSFAAWPEAIASDAVITSIVSVCHTDASILFDSGSTYSYVSSYFARYLDMPRESLVLHVHVSMSVGDSIIVDRMDWSSPYHAILDCHAKTVTLEMPVLPRIEWRGSLDNVPSRVISYMKAQRMVGKGCLSYLAFVRDVSADTPTIDSFPIVRDFPDVFLVDLPSMPHGRDIDFCIDLVLVTQPVSIPPYHVAPT, encoded by the exons ATGGCTtacgcaccagttacttcaccacccactcagccagctcagggtagggctcaggcagctagaggtcgccctagaggggaaggacgatcaggtggaggtcaggctcgatgctattCTTTCGCTGCCTGGCCAGAGGCCATTGCGTCtgacgcagtgatcacaagtattgtctcagtatgccacactgatgcttccatattatttgactctggttccacttattcatatgtatcatcatattttgctcgttatttggatatgccccgcgAGTCCTTAGTtttgcatgttcatgtatctatgtcggtgggcgattctattattgtggacc gcatggattggtcgtccccatatcatgctattctagattgtcacgctaagaccgtgacgttagaAATGCCAGTGTTACCTAGgatagagtggagaggttctctggacaatgttcccagtagggtgatttcatatatgaaggcccaacgaatggttgggaaggggtgtttgtcatatttggcttttgtgagggatgttagtgctgatactcctaccattgattcatTCCcgatagtgcgagactttccggatgtgtttcttgTAGACCTGCCAAGCATGCCACACggtagggatattgatttttgtattgacttggtgctggtCACTCAGCCcgtttctattcctccgtaccaTGTGGCACCAAcatag